A genomic window from Leptolyngbya sp. BL0902 includes:
- the rseP gene encoding RIP metalloprotease RseP — MSVFAAIAVIALLVAVHEAGHFLAARLQGIHVNRFAIGFGPILWKFQGAQTEYSLRAIPLGGFVGFPDDDPDSEIPPNDPNLLRNRPILDRAIVISAGVIANLVFAYLVFVAQFTTVGIPETFDPQPGIVVPQVVSETSPAAQAGLRSGDILLSANGEPLGSGENTIPEFIQLIKDSANRPVDLTVQRGSRELDLTVTPVPGPDGNAVIGVQLQPNGDFGYRRPTGPIEVITLAAKQFQDMLVRTVSGFMMLVTNFGEMANQVAGPVKIVEQGAGLAESNLAMLFPFTAIISINLAIINILPLPALDGGQLAFLLVEALRGKPLSDRLQENVMQTGLVLLLGLGVFLIVRDTTQLEIFQNLRQ; from the coding sequence ATGTCCGTTTTTGCTGCAATCGCCGTCATTGCTCTGTTGGTAGCCGTCCACGAAGCAGGACACTTTTTGGCGGCAAGGCTCCAGGGTATTCACGTCAATCGTTTTGCCATCGGCTTTGGGCCAATTTTGTGGAAATTTCAGGGTGCCCAAACAGAATATTCCCTGCGGGCGATTCCCCTGGGCGGGTTTGTAGGCTTTCCCGATGATGACCCGGACAGCGAAATTCCGCCGAACGATCCTAACCTGCTCCGCAATCGGCCCATCCTCGACCGGGCCATTGTGATTAGTGCTGGGGTGATTGCCAACCTGGTGTTCGCTTATCTGGTGTTTGTGGCTCAGTTCACCACGGTGGGCATTCCCGAAACCTTTGATCCTCAACCCGGCATTGTGGTGCCCCAGGTGGTTTCAGAAACCTCGCCCGCCGCCCAAGCGGGTCTCCGTTCTGGGGATATTCTGCTGTCCGCCAACGGTGAACCCCTCGGCAGCGGCGAAAACACGATTCCAGAATTTATTCAACTGATTAAAGACAGCGCCAACCGCCCGGTCGATTTAACCGTGCAGCGGGGTAGCCGGGAACTGGATCTCACCGTCACCCCCGTCCCTGGCCCCGATGGCAACGCGGTGATTGGGGTGCAGCTCCAGCCCAATGGCGACTTTGGCTATCGTCGCCCCACCGGGCCGATTGAGGTCATTACCCTGGCGGCCAAGCAGTTCCAAGACATGCTGGTGCGGACGGTCAGCGGCTTTATGATGCTGGTGACAAACTTTGGCGAAATGGCCAACCAAGTGGCTGGCCCGGTCAAAATTGTGGAGCAAGGGGCGGGGCTGGCGGAATCCAATCTGGCCATGCTGTTTCCCTTTACGGCCATCATCAGCATTAACCTGGCCATTATCAACATCCTGCCGCTGCCCGCTTTGGATGGTGGCCAACTGGCGTTTTTGCTGGTAGAAGCTCTGCGCGGCAAGCCCCTATCCGATCGTCTGCAAGAAAATGTGATGCAGACGGGGCTAGTGCTGCTGCTGGGGCTAGGGGTGTTTCTGATTGTGCGCGACACTACCCAGCTTGAGATTTTCCAAAACCTGCGTCAGTAA
- the rpmH gene encoding 50S ribosomal protein L34, producing MSKRTLEGTNRKQKRTSGFRARMRSHTGQNVIKARRRKGRAKLAV from the coding sequence ATGAGCAAGCGCACCCTAGAAGGAACCAACCGCAAACAAAAGAGAACCTCCGGCTTCCGGGCTCGGATGCGCTCCCACACTGGCCAAAACGTGATCAAAGCCCGTCGGCGTAAGGGTCGGGCCAAATTAGCTGTCTAG
- a CDS encoding lipid-A-disaccharide synthase-related protein yields MTLLCISNGHGEDIIAVRVLKELRRLPNAPTISTLPIVGEGGAYQKAGFPIVGPTQTMPSGGFIYMDTRQVFRDVQGGLVGLTLAQLKTLRAWGKTGGKVLAVGDIVPLAMAWASGADYAFIGTAKSEYYVRDEAGRLPNRPWLEGRSGSIYLPWERWLMGHRRCRGVFVRDQLTADALQRCGIKASYPGNPMMDGLGAATDKLARLTAAFPPAKAVLTLALIPGSRAPEAFDNWQRLVIALDSVAQAFHTRQIRALGAIAPSLNVAVLKDALIDAQWQPEPGTLLTFSRHNCRLVITTDAFAECLHLADAALATAGTATEQAVGLGKPVFTIPGPGPQFTAAFAEAQSRLLGPSIMVVENPTDVGSALADCLQDGDRLQHIADNGRARMGQAGAGRAIAAALIHGFSESHST; encoded by the coding sequence ATGACCCTTCTCTGCATCAGCAATGGCCACGGCGAAGACATCATTGCGGTGCGAGTTTTGAAGGAATTACGGCGGTTGCCAAACGCCCCAACAATTTCCACCCTGCCCATTGTCGGCGAAGGGGGAGCCTACCAAAAAGCGGGCTTTCCCATTGTGGGGCCAACCCAAACTATGCCCTCCGGTGGCTTCATTTATATGGACACGCGCCAAGTATTTCGCGATGTTCAGGGTGGGTTGGTTGGGCTGACCCTGGCCCAACTCAAAACCCTACGGGCCTGGGGCAAAACCGGGGGCAAGGTGCTGGCGGTGGGCGACATCGTGCCCTTAGCCATGGCCTGGGCCAGCGGCGCAGACTATGCCTTCATCGGCACCGCCAAGTCAGAATACTACGTGCGTGACGAAGCGGGCCGTTTGCCGAACCGCCCTTGGCTGGAGGGCCGCAGTGGATCAATCTACCTGCCCTGGGAGCGCTGGCTGATGGGGCATCGCCGCTGCCGAGGGGTCTTTGTGCGCGATCAACTCACCGCCGATGCGCTGCAACGCTGTGGCATCAAGGCCAGCTACCCCGGTAATCCGATGATGGACGGCCTCGGTGCCGCTACGGATAAACTGGCCCGCCTCACCGCCGCCTTTCCCCCCGCCAAGGCCGTCCTCACGCTGGCCCTGATTCCCGGTTCCCGCGCCCCCGAAGCCTTTGACAACTGGCAGCGCCTCGTCATCGCCCTCGATAGCGTGGCCCAAGCTTTCCATACTCGGCAGATTCGTGCCCTGGGGGCCATCGCCCCATCCCTGAATGTCGCCGTTCTTAAAGATGCCCTGATTGATGCCCAATGGCAGCCGGAACCCGGAACCCTACTCACCTTCAGCCGCCATAACTGCCGCCTGGTCATCACCACCGATGCCTTTGCCGAATGCCTGCACCTGGCCGATGCCGCCCTCGCCACCGCAGGCACCGCCACCGAACAGGCCGTGGGCCTCGGTAAGCCCGTCTTCACCATTCCCGGCCCTGGGCCACAGTTCACCGCCGCCTTTGCCGAGGCCCAGTCTCGCCTGCTGGGGCCGTCCATTATGGTGGTGGAAAACCCCACAGACGTGGGTTCTGCCCTAGCCGACTGCCTGCAAGACGGGGATCGCCTTCAGCACATTGCCGACAATGGCCGCGCCCGCATGGGCCAAGCCGGGGCCGGACGCGCCATTGCTGCCGCCCTCATCCATGGCTTCAGCGAAAGCCATTCCACCTAG
- the nth gene encoding endonuclease III, whose translation MPTTRRPPKKQRALEILSRLKDLYPEAPCSLDFETTLQLMVATILSAQCTDARVNLVTPALFAAYPDVYAFAEADLAELEALIKSTGFYRNKAKNIRAACQRIVTEYNGEVPATMEDLLTLPGVARKTANVVLAHGFGINAGVTVDTHVKRITNRLGLTKHSDPIHIERDLMKLLPQPDWENWSIRLVYHGRAVCMARNPNCNACTLADLCLSAPKLPRS comes from the coding sequence GTGCCTACTACCCGCCGTCCTCCCAAAAAGCAGCGTGCCTTGGAGATTTTGAGTCGGCTCAAGGATCTCTACCCCGAAGCCCCCTGCTCCCTTGATTTTGAGACCACCCTACAACTGATGGTGGCTACAATCCTTTCGGCCCAGTGTACGGATGCGCGGGTCAACCTGGTGACGCCCGCCCTATTTGCCGCCTATCCCGATGTCTATGCCTTTGCCGAGGCCGATTTGGCCGAATTGGAAGCCCTGATTAAATCCACGGGCTTTTATCGCAATAAGGCTAAGAATATTCGAGCCGCCTGCCAGCGGATTGTTACCGAGTACAACGGTGAAGTTCCTGCCACCATGGAAGACCTGCTGACCCTGCCTGGAGTAGCCCGCAAAACCGCCAACGTTGTTTTGGCCCATGGCTTTGGCATCAACGCCGGAGTGACGGTGGACACCCACGTTAAACGCATCACCAATCGCCTAGGGCTGACCAAACACAGTGACCCCATCCACATCGAGCGCGACTTGATGAAGCTGCTGCCCCAGCCCGACTGGGAAAACTGGTCGATTCGACTGGTCTACCACGGACGAGCGGTGTGCATGGCCCGCAATCCCAACTGCAACGCCTGCACTCTGGCCGACCTATGCCTATCAGCCCCTAAGCTGCCGAGGTCGTAA
- the rnpA gene encoding ribonuclease P protein component: MLPKHQRLRRSRDISKVYRLGDKAVSRHLVVRVWKSATLEDAALPLAAETGLEASVQKSSRRVGIVVSQKVSKRAVIRNRLKRQVRAIMAQLLPQLQPQVWVVINLRPGAEQCEYGDFLQELKQLFTQLEVFYGHS; encoded by the coding sequence GTGCTTCCCAAACACCAGCGGCTCCGGCGTTCCCGCGATATTTCTAAGGTCTATCGCCTAGGTGATAAGGCGGTGTCGCGTCATCTGGTTGTCCGCGTCTGGAAGAGTGCGACGCTGGAGGATGCGGCCTTGCCCCTAGCTGCTGAGACTGGCCTAGAGGCGTCCGTGCAGAAATCGTCTAGGCGTGTGGGCATTGTGGTCAGCCAAAAGGTGAGTAAGCGGGCGGTAATCCGCAATCGCCTAAAGCGCCAGGTTCGCGCCATCATGGCCCAATTACTGCCGCAGTTACAGCCCCAGGTGTGGGTGGTCATCAACCTGCGACCGGGGGCAGAACAGTGCGAATATGGCGATTTTTTGCAAGAATTAAAACAGCTCTTTACCCAGTTAGAGGTTTTCTATGGGCATTCGTGA
- the yidC gene encoding membrane protein insertase YidC: MDFGIGFLSNNIMLPILDFFYGIVPSYGLAIVALTLVIRFALYPLNAGSIRNMRRMRVAQPLMQKRVKEIQDRYKDDPAKLQEEMGKVYKEFGNPLAGCFPVLVQMPVLFALFATLRGSPFSDIAYDVNFQVFPQEKVEQIQPQIFSTSPKAIYVSDGSHFPIAAVVPGGNKLVVGEKTDVRLQTAEGQPIDALIAEYHQDASEDVQPRWEITKGEGIIEVDQDGHVTAVAPGEASIKVYVPGLASNKGFLFIEALGRVGVTGDNGAIHWDILAMILAFGASLYLNQVLSGQGATSDNPQQNAVNKFTPVIFSGMFLFFPLPAGVLMYMVIANIFQTLQTFILSREPLPENLQKIVDAETRKADIDDRKTLPFEPGRAKKKKA, from the coding sequence ATGGATTTTGGTATTGGATTTCTGTCGAACAACATCATGTTGCCGATCCTGGACTTTTTCTACGGGATTGTGCCCAGCTACGGCCTTGCGATTGTGGCCCTCACCTTGGTCATTCGCTTTGCCCTCTATCCCCTCAATGCTGGGTCAATTCGCAATATGCGCCGAATGCGGGTGGCTCAACCGCTGATGCAAAAGCGGGTGAAGGAAATCCAAGACCGTTATAAAGACGATCCGGCCAAGCTCCAAGAGGAGATGGGCAAGGTCTACAAAGAGTTTGGCAACCCCCTAGCGGGCTGCTTCCCGGTGCTGGTGCAGATGCCCGTCCTCTTTGCCCTGTTTGCCACCCTGCGGGGATCGCCGTTCTCTGATATCGCCTACGACGTCAACTTCCAGGTTTTCCCCCAGGAGAAAGTCGAGCAAATCCAGCCCCAAATCTTTAGCACTTCCCCCAAGGCCATCTACGTCTCCGATGGGTCTCACTTCCCTATTGCGGCGGTGGTTCCTGGTGGTAACAAGCTGGTGGTGGGCGAAAAAACCGATGTTCGCCTCCAAACCGCTGAAGGTCAGCCCATTGATGCCCTAATCGCCGAGTACCACCAAGACGCTTCTGAGGATGTTCAGCCCCGGTGGGAAATCACCAAGGGAGAAGGCATCATCGAAGTGGATCAGGACGGTCATGTGACGGCAGTTGCCCCCGGAGAAGCCTCCATCAAGGTCTACGTGCCCGGTCTCGCCTCCAACAAAGGCTTCCTCTTCATTGAAGCCCTGGGCCGCGTGGGTGTTACGGGCGACAACGGCGCTATCCATTGGGACATTCTGGCGATGATTCTGGCCTTCGGGGCTAGCCTCTATCTCAACCAAGTCCTATCTGGCCAAGGGGCTACCTCCGACAATCCTCAGCAGAATGCCGTCAACAAGTTTACCCCGGTCATTTTTTCAGGGATGTTCCTATTCTTTCCCTTGCCCGCTGGGGTGTTGATGTACATGGTAATTGCCAACATCTTCCAAACCCTGCAAACCTTCATTCTGTCCCGCGAGCCCCTGCCGGAAAATCTGCAAAAAATTGTGGACGCCGAGACCCGCAAGGCAGACATTGATGATCGGAAAACCCTGCCCTTTGAACCGGGGCGGGCCAAGAAGAAAAAGGCATAG
- a CDS encoding YceD family protein, with amino-acid sequence MDTDRVYIPQLLQQPEKTLTLEIEDHLPDLETLTPVRAEIQITHQSTFLTVKGWAETIVTLTCHRCLKHYNHRVAIAPEELIWLQANPDPATLPLEREVAMEDLTETLPPTGYFDPATWIYEQICLALPQRQLCDSDCPGIDAPEDNTAGQSAAPLDQRWSILAQLQRQIQPESSSEEGV; translated from the coding sequence ATGGATACGGATAGGGTATACATTCCCCAACTGCTGCAACAGCCCGAAAAGACCCTCACCCTGGAAATAGAGGATCATCTGCCTGACCTAGAGACCCTGACTCCCGTACGGGCCGAAATTCAGATTACCCACCAGTCCACCTTTCTCACAGTGAAGGGGTGGGCAGAAACCATTGTCACCCTCACCTGCCACCGCTGCCTAAAGCACTACAACCATCGGGTTGCCATTGCCCCGGAAGAACTGATTTGGCTCCAGGCCAATCCTGATCCCGCTACGCTGCCCCTAGAGCGTGAGGTGGCCATGGAGGACTTGACCGAGACGCTGCCTCCAACGGGCTACTTTGATCCAGCCACCTGGATCTACGAGCAGATTTGCTTGGCTCTACCCCAGCGCCAGTTGTGCGATTCAGATTGCCCCGGCATTGACGCCCCTGAAGATAACACGGCTGGCCAGAGCGCCGCTCCCCTCGATCAACGGTGGTCTATTCTGGCCCAACTTCAACGCCAGATACAGCCAGAATCATCCTCTGAAGAAGGAGTTTAG
- a CDS encoding protein jag has protein sequence MEDAGHNAGIEWLTNLLALQGLAATVTAELVEDEAGHSCWLTISEEGLTPEQVQTLIGEGGSVLDSLQYLANTTLNLGKGHDEQQAFTLELAGYRAKRLGELKAMAMTAAEQVLASGQEYELKGLSSAERRQLHHFLKAQDGLSTYSRGKEPDRRLVVCLVSEVPNEA, from the coding sequence ATGGAGGACGCAGGACATAACGCTGGCATTGAGTGGCTCACCAACCTGTTGGCCCTCCAGGGTTTAGCAGCCACCGTGACGGCTGAACTAGTCGAAGACGAAGCTGGCCATAGCTGCTGGCTCACAATCTCTGAGGAAGGACTCACCCCCGAACAGGTGCAAACTCTGATTGGGGAAGGGGGATCGGTGCTCGATTCCCTTCAGTACCTGGCCAATACCACCCTCAACCTAGGTAAGGGCCATGACGAGCAGCAAGCCTTTACCCTAGAACTAGCTGGCTACCGGGCCAAACGCCTCGGTGAACTCAAAGCCATGGCCATGACAGCAGCTGAGCAGGTGCTTGCCAGTGGTCAAGAGTACGAGTTAAAAGGACTGTCCTCTGCGGAGCGCCGACAACTCCACCACTTTCTGAAAGCTCAGGACGGTCTCTCTACCTACAGTCGAGGGAAGGAGCCTGATCGGCGACTGGTGGTGTGTCTGGTCTCCGAGGTGCCGAACGAAGCTTAA
- the psbA gene encoding photosystem II q(b) protein: protein MTTTLQRRESASLWEQFCQWVTSTENRLYIGWFGVLMIPTLLAATACFVIAFVAAPPVDIDGIREPVAGSLMYGNNIISGAVVPSSNAIGLHFYPIWEAASLDEWLYNGGPYQLVIFHFLIGVFCYMGREWELSYRLGMRPWICVAYSAPVAAATAVFLIYPIGQGSFSDGMPLGISGTFNFMLVFQAEHNILMHPFHMMGVAAVFGGSLFSAMHGSLVTSSLVRETTETESQNYGYKFGQEEETYNIVAAHGYFGRLIFQYASFNNSRSLHFFLGAWPVIGIWFTALGISTMAFNLNGFNFNQSILDSQGRVIGTWADVINRANLGMEVMHERNAHNFPLDLATAEAPEIIG, encoded by the coding sequence ATGACGACGACTCTACAGCGGCGCGAGAGCGCCTCCCTGTGGGAGCAGTTCTGTCAGTGGGTGACCAGCACCGAAAACCGCCTGTACATTGGCTGGTTCGGCGTGCTGATGATCCCCACTCTGCTGGCTGCTACCGCTTGCTTCGTAATCGCCTTCGTTGCTGCTCCCCCCGTGGACATCGACGGCATCCGTGAGCCCGTGGCTGGCTCCCTGATGTACGGCAACAACATCATCTCTGGTGCTGTTGTTCCTTCCTCCAACGCTATCGGTCTGCACTTCTACCCCATCTGGGAAGCGGCTTCCCTGGATGAGTGGCTGTACAACGGTGGCCCTTACCAGCTGGTAATTTTCCACTTCCTCATCGGCGTCTTCTGCTACATGGGTCGTGAGTGGGAACTGAGCTACCGTCTCGGTATGCGCCCCTGGATCTGCGTGGCTTACTCTGCCCCCGTGGCCGCTGCCACCGCCGTGTTCCTGATCTACCCCATCGGTCAAGGCTCCTTCTCGGATGGTATGCCCCTGGGTATTTCCGGTACCTTCAACTTCATGTTGGTGTTCCAAGCGGAGCACAACATTCTGATGCACCCCTTCCACATGATGGGCGTAGCGGCTGTGTTCGGTGGGTCTCTGTTCTCCGCCATGCACGGCTCTCTGGTGACCTCTTCTCTGGTGCGTGAGACCACTGAGACCGAGTCCCAGAACTACGGCTACAAGTTTGGCCAAGAAGAAGAGACCTACAACATCGTTGCAGCCCACGGCTACTTCGGTCGTCTCATTTTCCAATACGCCAGCTTCAACAACTCTCGTTCTCTGCACTTCTTCTTGGGTGCATGGCCCGTCATCGGCATCTGGTTCACCGCTCTGGGCATCAGCACCATGGCGTTCAACCTGAACGGGTTCAACTTCAACCAGTCCATCCTGGATTCTCAGGGTCGTGTGATTGGCACCTGGGCTGACGTGATCAACCGGGCCAACCTGGGTATGGAAGTGATGCACGAGCGCAATGCTCACAACTTCCCCCTCGACCTGGCTACCGCTGAGGCTCCTGAAATCATCGGCTAG
- the rpsB gene encoding 30S ribosomal protein S2 has translation MPVITLPELLESGVHFGHQTRRWNPKMDQYIFTSRNGVHIIDLVQTAQLIEEAYAFTRSAAEKGQKFLFIGTKRQAAGIVAQEAARCGSHYVNQRWLGGMLTNWATIKSRADRLKELERMEETGAIELRPKKEAAVLRRELEKLQKYLGGIKTMRRVPDVAIIVDIKREYNAVSECHKLGIPIISLLDTNCDPDLVDVPIPGNDDAIRSIKLILGKLADAIYEGSHGGQSVSDYDDEDYDGAEDDEYGYDAPAADDDN, from the coding sequence ATGCCCGTGATTACGCTCCCTGAGCTACTAGAATCTGGCGTCCACTTTGGACACCAGACCCGCCGATGGAACCCGAAGATGGATCAGTACATCTTCACCTCCCGCAACGGCGTTCACATCATTGACCTGGTGCAAACCGCCCAACTCATCGAAGAAGCCTACGCCTTCACCCGTTCTGCCGCTGAAAAAGGCCAAAAATTCCTGTTCATCGGCACCAAGCGCCAAGCCGCTGGCATCGTTGCCCAAGAGGCGGCTCGTTGCGGTTCCCACTACGTGAACCAGCGCTGGCTGGGTGGGATGCTCACCAACTGGGCCACCATCAAATCCCGCGCCGACCGTTTGAAAGAACTGGAGCGCATGGAAGAAACCGGGGCCATTGAACTGCGTCCCAAAAAAGAAGCTGCCGTACTGCGGCGCGAGCTAGAAAAACTGCAAAAGTACCTGGGCGGCATCAAAACCATGCGCCGGGTGCCTGATGTGGCCATCATCGTAGACATCAAGCGGGAATACAACGCCGTTTCCGAGTGCCACAAGCTGGGGATTCCCATCATCTCCCTGCTAGACACCAACTGCGATCCCGACCTAGTGGATGTGCCCATCCCCGGTAACGACGACGCCATTCGTTCCATCAAGCTGATCCTCGGCAAACTGGCCGATGCCATCTACGAAGGCTCCCACGGTGGTCAGTCCGTCAGCGACTACGATGACGAAGACTACGACGGTGCTGAGGACGACGAATACGGCTACGATGCTCCCGCTGCCGACGACGATAACTAA
- a CDS encoding PH domain-containing protein → MGIREDVFYEGGPHIGDLIINGLLAFTIICIPLTVGAITRALWLRYRITNRRISVTGGWKGQDRTDIIYSEIRKIVTVPRGIGLWGDMVITLKDGSRLELRAMPRFREIYEYINEKISPQAQAVSGAVGSN, encoded by the coding sequence ATGGGCATTCGTGAAGACGTGTTCTACGAGGGTGGCCCTCACATTGGCGATCTGATCATCAACGGCCTGCTTGCCTTTACCATCATCTGCATTCCTCTAACGGTGGGAGCCATCACCCGCGCCCTATGGCTGCGTTACCGCATTACCAACCGCCGCATTTCCGTCACCGGGGGCTGGAAGGGGCAGGATCGCACCGACATTATTTACTCCGAAATTCGCAAAATCGTCACCGTTCCCCGGGGCATTGGTCTCTGGGGCGACATGGTGATTACCCTCAAGGACGGTAGCCGCCTGGAACTGCGGGCCATGCCTCGCTTCCGTGAGATCTACGAGTACATCAACGAGAAGATCTCTCCCCAAGCCCAAGCCGTCAGCGGAGCCGTTGGTAGCAACTAG
- the clpB gene encoding ATP-dependent chaperone ClpB → MQPTQGQFTEKAWEAIVQSQDLTKQSQHQQIESEHLLLALLNQDGLASSIFTKLGADLSRLRERTEAFINSQPKVSGSGTSVYLGKSLDTLLDRADTYKKDYGDDFISIEHLVLAYAQDARLGKGLFQDLGITEATLKQAIQSIRGTQKVTDQNPEGKYQSLEKYGRDLTEAASQGKLDPVIGRDDEIRRTIQILSRRTKNNPVLIGEPGVGKTAIAEGLAQRIVKGDVPESLQNRKLITLDMGSLIAGAKYRGEFEERLKAVLKEVTDSAGTIILFIDEIHTVVGAGATQGAMDAGNLLKPMLARGELRCIGATTLDEYRKYIEKDAALERRFQQVYVDQPSVEDTISILRGLKDRYETHHNVKISDSALVAAATLSTRYISDRFLPDKAIDLVDEAAAKLKMEVTSKPEELDEVDRKILQLEMERLSLQKESDSASKERLERLDRELADLKEQQTTLNALWQSEKDMLEERKAVKSKIDQVEVEIQQAERAYDLNKAAELKYGKLTELQRQLESAEEKMAEMQESGRSLTREEVIEADIAEIISKWTGIPVSKLVQSEMQKLLLLEDELHQRVVGQEEAVTAVADAIQRSRAGLADPNRPIASFIFLGPTGVGKTELAKALAAYLFDTEEAMVRIDMSEYMEKHAVSRLIGAPPGYVGYDEGGQLTEAIRRRPFAVILFDEIEKAHPDVFNVMLQILDDGRVTDAQGRTVDFKNTIIIMTSNIGSQYILDLAGEDEQYDEMKARVMEALRGNFRPEFLNRVDEMIIFHGLRKSQLREIVKLQVVRLEQRLADRKMAVKLSEAALDFLAEVGYDPVYGARPLKRAIQRELETQIAKSILRGEFGEGDTIFVDVENERLSFKRLPIELVTA, encoded by the coding sequence ATGCAACCTACCCAAGGTCAATTTACCGAAAAAGCCTGGGAGGCGATTGTACAATCCCAGGATCTGACCAAACAATCCCAGCACCAGCAGATTGAGAGTGAACATTTACTGCTAGCCCTGCTAAATCAAGATGGCCTCGCCTCCAGTATCTTTACCAAGCTAGGGGCCGATCTGTCGCGGCTGCGGGAACGTACCGAAGCCTTTATCAACAGCCAGCCCAAAGTGTCTGGAAGCGGCACCTCGGTGTATTTAGGGAAATCCCTAGACACCCTGCTGGATCGGGCCGATACTTACAAAAAAGACTACGGCGACGACTTTATTTCCATCGAGCACCTGGTGTTGGCCTACGCCCAAGATGCTCGTCTGGGCAAGGGCCTATTCCAAGACCTCGGCATTACTGAAGCCACTCTAAAACAAGCAATTCAATCTATTCGAGGCACCCAAAAAGTGACCGATCAAAACCCTGAAGGCAAGTACCAATCTCTCGAAAAATACGGGCGCGACCTCACCGAAGCCGCCAGCCAAGGCAAACTCGATCCGGTGATTGGCCGGGATGATGAAATTCGCCGCACCATTCAGATTCTCTCCCGCCGCACCAAAAATAACCCGGTGCTAATTGGGGAACCTGGCGTAGGTAAAACAGCGATTGCGGAAGGACTAGCCCAGCGGATTGTGAAGGGTGATGTACCAGAATCCCTGCAAAACCGCAAGCTGATTACCCTCGATATGGGATCGCTGATTGCCGGGGCCAAATATCGCGGCGAATTTGAAGAACGACTGAAAGCAGTACTTAAAGAAGTCACCGATTCCGCTGGAACAATTATTCTATTCATCGATGAAATCCATACCGTCGTTGGTGCGGGGGCAACCCAAGGGGCAATGGATGCGGGCAACCTGCTCAAGCCCATGCTGGCACGGGGCGAATTACGCTGTATCGGTGCCACTACTCTAGATGAGTACCGCAAATACATCGAAAAGGATGCCGCCCTAGAACGCCGCTTCCAGCAGGTGTATGTGGATCAGCCCAGCGTCGAGGACACGATTTCTATTCTGCGGGGGTTGAAGGATCGCTACGAAACTCACCACAACGTCAAGATTTCTGACAGTGCCCTGGTGGCGGCGGCAACCCTTTCAACTCGCTATATTTCCGACCGTTTTTTGCCGGATAAAGCCATCGATTTGGTCGATGAAGCTGCTGCCAAACTCAAGATGGAAGTGACCTCTAAGCCTGAAGAATTGGATGAGGTAGACCGTAAGATTCTGCAATTAGAAATGGAGCGGTTGTCTCTGCAAAAGGAAAGCGACAGTGCTTCCAAGGAACGGCTGGAACGCCTAGATCGAGAACTGGCCGACCTGAAGGAACAGCAAACCACCCTCAATGCCCTCTGGCAGTCGGAAAAGGACATGCTAGAAGAGCGTAAGGCGGTCAAGAGTAAAATCGATCAGGTCGAGGTGGAAATTCAGCAGGCGGAACGCGCCTACGACCTCAACAAAGCCGCTGAACTGAAGTATGGCAAATTAACGGAACTGCAACGCCAGCTTGAATCCGCCGAGGAAAAAATGGCGGAAATGCAGGAGTCTGGCCGCTCCCTCACCCGTGAAGAAGTCATTGAGGCCGACATTGCCGAGATTATTTCCAAGTGGACGGGGATTCCCGTGAGCAAGCTGGTGCAGTCGGAAATGCAAAAACTTTTGCTACTGGAGGATGAACTCCATCAGCGGGTGGTGGGCCAAGAGGAGGCCGTTACCGCTGTGGCCGACGCCATCCAGCGTTCGCGGGCGGGCTTGGCTGACCCGAACCGTCCCATCGCTAGCTTCATTTTCCTTGGCCCCACCGGGGTCGGCAAAACCGAGCTGGCCAAAGCCCTCGCTGCCTACCTGTTCGACACTGAAGAGGCGATGGTGCGTATCGACATGTCCGAGTACATGGAGAAGCACGCCGTTTCGCGGCTGATTGGGGCTCCTCCCGGCTACGTGGGCTACGACGAAGGGGGCCAACTCACCGAGGCCATCCGCCGCCGTCCCTTTGCGGTGATTCTGTTTGACGAAATCGAAAAAGCGCACCCCGACGTGTTCAACGTCATGCTGCAAATCCTCGATGATGGCCGTGTCACCGATGCCCAGGGCCGCACGGTGGACTTCAAAAACACCATCATCATCATGACCAGCAACATCGGTTCCCAGTACATCCTGGATCTGGCGGGTGAAGATGAGCAGTACGATGAAATGAAGGCCCGCGTGATGGAAGCCCTGCGCGGCAACTTCCGGCCCGAATTCCTCAACCGGGTGGATGAGATGATCATCTTCCACGGGCTGCGGAAGTCGCAACTGCGGGAGATCGTCAAGCTGCAAGTGGTGCGGCTAGAGCAGCGCTTGGCCGACCGCAAGATGGCCGTCAAACTCTCGGAAGCCGCCCTCGACTTCTTGGCCGAAGTGGGCTACGACCCCGTCTACGGTGCCCGTCCCCTAAAGCGGGCCATCCAGCGGGAGCTAGAAACCCAGATCGCCAAGTCTATCCTGCGGGGCGAATTTGGCGAAGGTGACACCATCTTCGTGGATGTGGAAAACGAACGGCTGTCCTTCAAGCGCCTGCCTATCGAACTCGTCACCGCCTAA